Proteins from a single region of Paenibacillus sp. BIHB 4019:
- a CDS encoding metallophosphoesterase: MRKLLKRVGIFIAAAAAIIVFLYFQNNALTVSSFQLSSAKLPQGLKDFTIVQLSDVHGKRFGDHQQRLVRKVENQQPNIIVVTGDLIDSRRGGEAESLELMAEIVKLAPVYYVTGNHEYAYARYPELEKKLLELGVHVLRNETESISVGSSNGTGTGSRAGSGAETGAVAGAGEIRLLGIDDPKFSSFAGHDAEAAEQNIQTAIEDFANIAGKEKAGAATKAEAGKQSEEGLYTILLSHRPELFDVYVREDIDLAFSGHAHGGQVRLPFIGGLVAPGQGLLPVYDAGQYVNGQTNMLVSRGLGNSVVPQRLFNRPNIVVVKLSAAS; this comes from the coding sequence ATGCGCAAGTTGCTCAAAAGAGTAGGGATATTCATAGCCGCTGCAGCTGCTATCATCGTTTTTCTTTATTTTCAAAATAATGCTTTGACGGTGTCGTCATTTCAGCTTTCGTCGGCGAAGCTGCCGCAAGGGCTGAAAGACTTTACCATTGTGCAGCTGTCCGATGTGCATGGCAAAAGATTTGGCGACCATCAGCAGCGGCTCGTCCGCAAGGTGGAAAATCAGCAGCCGAACATCATCGTCGTTACAGGCGATTTAATTGATAGCAGGCGTGGAGGCGAGGCGGAAAGCCTTGAGCTAATGGCAGAAATCGTGAAGCTGGCCCCTGTTTATTATGTGACGGGCAATCATGAATATGCTTACGCGCGTTACCCGGAGCTGGAGAAAAAGCTGCTGGAGCTTGGCGTTCATGTCCTGCGAAATGAAACGGAAAGCATCTCTGTTGGAAGTAGTAATGGAACGGGGACTGGAAGTAGAGCAGGGAGCGGGGCTGAGACTGGGGCTGTGGCCGGAGCTGGAGAAATCCGATTGCTAGGCATCGATGATCCGAAATTTTCATCGTTTGCTGGACATGATGCAGAGGCGGCGGAGCAAAATATTCAAACAGCTATTGAAGACTTTGCCAACATAGCCGGGAAAGAGAAGGCGGGTGCCGCAACGAAAGCGGAGGCGGGAAAGCAATCCGAAGAAGGGCTTTACACGATACTTCTGTCCCATCGTCCTGAACTGTTTGACGTCTATGTTCGTGAAGATATCGATCTGGCCTTCTCGGGCCATGCCCATGGCGGGCAAGTCAGGCTGCCGTTCATTGGCGGGCTCGTCGCTCCGGGGCAGGGTTTACTGCCCGTATACGATGCGGGCCAATATGTAAACGGACAGACGAATATGCTGGTCAGCAGAGGGCTTGGCAACAGCGTCGTTCCCCAGCGCTTGTTCAATCGCCCGAATATTGTCGTCGTTAAGCTGTCAGCTGCAAGCTAG
- a CDS encoding TetR/AcrR family transcriptional regulator, whose product MPGVFAPNPHDPRVIRTRQLILDAFMWQLNHTDFHTMTIMDIAKKATINRATFYAHFPDKYALLEALLADAFMEYVLKRVDAGAPLTEDTVQELIYSLCDYHESSNKCVKKYNSVAPIIEKNIKKQLDDFIVQLLTSENPHKDQKTLEHAATLLSWSIYGITYQWNQEGRLESPSALARKIVPLIIGGISQLHVVEEL is encoded by the coding sequence ATGCCAGGTGTTTTTGCGCCCAACCCCCATGACCCGCGAGTCATTCGAACACGCCAATTAATATTAGATGCTTTCATGTGGCAGTTAAATCATACGGACTTTCATACGATGACCATTATGGACATTGCAAAAAAAGCGACGATTAACCGGGCGACGTTTTATGCCCATTTTCCAGATAAATATGCCTTGCTTGAAGCTTTATTAGCGGATGCCTTTATGGAATATGTTCTGAAGCGGGTCGATGCCGGGGCGCCTTTGACGGAGGATACGGTTCAGGAGCTGATTTATTCACTATGCGATTATCATGAATCCAGCAATAAATGCGTCAAGAAATACAATTCAGTCGCACCTATTATTGAAAAAAATATTAAAAAACAGTTGGATGATTTTATTGTTCAACTGCTGACGAGCGAAAACCCCCATAAAGATCAAAAAACGCTGGAGCATGCTGCCACCTTGTTAAGCTGGTCGATTTATGGCATCACCTATCAATGGAACCAGGAAGGCAGACTGGAATCCCCATCCGCCTTAGCCCGCAAAATCGTTCCATTAATCATTGGCGGGATTTCTCAATTACATGTAGTAGAAGAGCTATAA
- a CDS encoding NADH:flavin oxidoreductase yields MSNKQQEIHLTEALFQPYTIHNLTIPTRIVMAPMSRGFSPNGVPGPDVAAYYRRRAENGVGLIVTEGTVINHPAATSEPTLPHIYGEAALNGWGEAVRQVHEAGGKIFPQIWHMGIARPAGSQPNPDVLSISPSGLDLDGNKVGEPMTEEEIANVIQSYVDAAVNAQKIGFDGIELHGAHGYLIDQFLWEQTNVRTDRYGGNRMKRTQFAVELIQSIRAAVGPDYPIAIRISQWKMNDYNAKLVDTPEQLEQLLHVLVQAGVDIFHCSTRRFWEPEFEGSELNFAGWVKKLSGKTTITVGSVGLDTDYVSLYTEGKGAGHTDIDALLERLSNDEFDLVAVGRALLGDPEWAAKIRDGRLNELQAFTPEALAALV; encoded by the coding sequence ATGAGCAATAAACAGCAGGAAATTCATTTAACCGAAGCCTTATTTCAACCTTATACGATTCATAATTTGACTATACCGACTCGTATTGTAATGGCGCCTATGTCACGTGGTTTTTCACCAAATGGTGTGCCAGGACCGGATGTCGCTGCCTATTATCGTCGCCGTGCAGAAAATGGTGTCGGCCTTATCGTGACCGAAGGAACCGTCATTAACCACCCAGCTGCGACGAGTGAGCCAACTTTGCCGCATATTTATGGAGAAGCGGCTTTAAACGGTTGGGGGGAAGCAGTCAGACAGGTCCATGAAGCGGGCGGCAAAATTTTTCCGCAAATTTGGCATATGGGCATTGCGCGTCCTGCGGGCTCCCAGCCCAACCCGGATGTGCTGTCGATCAGTCCATCGGGTCTTGATCTGGATGGCAATAAAGTGGGCGAGCCAATGACAGAAGAAGAAATCGCTAACGTCATTCAGAGCTACGTCGATGCAGCAGTAAACGCGCAAAAAATAGGCTTTGACGGTATTGAGCTGCACGGTGCCCACGGGTATCTCATTGATCAATTTTTATGGGAGCAGACGAATGTGCGCACGGATCGTTATGGCGGCAATAGGATGAAGCGCACGCAATTTGCCGTTGAGTTGATCCAGTCTATCCGCGCTGCCGTAGGTCCTGACTATCCGATTGCTATCCGCATATCGCAATGGAAAATGAACGATTACAACGCGAAGCTGGTTGATACGCCGGAGCAGCTGGAGCAATTGCTGCATGTATTGGTGCAAGCGGGAGTGGACATTTTTCACTGCTCAACGCGCCGGTTCTGGGAGCCTGAATTCGAAGGCTCTGAGCTTAACTTTGCAGGTTGGGTGAAGAAGCTGTCGGGCAAAACGACGATTACCGTTGGCTCAGTAGGGCTGGATACGGATTATGTGTCGCTTTACACAGAAGGCAAAGGGGCAGGCCATACGGATATCGATGCGTTGCTAGAGCGGCTAAGCAACGATGAATTTGATCTCGTAGCTGTTGGACGCGCACTGTTGGGCGATCCGGAATGGGCCGCGAAAATACGCGATGGCCGACTGAATGAGCTTCAAGCTTTCACGCCGGAGGCGCTTGCAGCGCTAGTATAA
- a CDS encoding amino acid ABC transporter ATP-binding protein translates to MIIVEGLQKKFGDNEVLRDISTTITEKEVVCIIGPSGSGKSTFLRCLNLLEEVTSGVVTIGDVTVTAPKTNIDKLRQNVGMVFQQFNLFPHLTVLENIMLAPKHIKKASKAENEKQALALLDKVGLAAKKDEYPARLSGGQQQRVAIARALAMNPRVMLFDEPTSALDPEMVGEVLQVMKDLAHEGITMVVVTHEMGFAREVADRVIFMDGGYIVEQGPPAAIFDTPQHERTQAFLSKVL, encoded by the coding sequence ATGATTATTGTCGAAGGTTTGCAGAAAAAGTTTGGCGACAACGAGGTGCTGCGGGATATTTCCACTACCATTACCGAGAAGGAAGTCGTCTGCATCATTGGCCCTTCCGGTTCAGGCAAAAGCACCTTCCTGCGTTGTCTTAATTTGCTGGAGGAAGTGACGTCCGGCGTTGTAACCATCGGCGACGTTACCGTCACAGCTCCAAAAACGAATATAGACAAGCTGCGGCAAAATGTCGGCATGGTGTTCCAGCAGTTTAATCTATTTCCGCATTTGACGGTGCTGGAGAACATTATGCTGGCGCCTAAGCATATTAAGAAAGCAAGCAAGGCGGAAAACGAGAAGCAGGCTTTAGCGCTGCTGGATAAAGTCGGTCTTGCCGCCAAAAAGGATGAATACCCCGCCCGCTTGTCCGGCGGACAGCAGCAGCGTGTCGCTATCGCCCGCGCGCTGGCGATGAACCCGCGGGTCATGCTGTTCGACGAGCCAACCTCGGCACTCGATCCGGAAATGGTCGGCGAGGTGCTTCAGGTGATGAAGGATTTGGCTCATGAAGGGATTACGATGGTAGTCGTGACGCATGAAATGGGCTTCGCCCGCGAAGTTGCAGACCGCGTTATTTTCATGGATGGCGGTTATATTGTTGAGCAGGGTCCGCCCGCTGCCATTTTCGATACACCCCAGCATGAGCGTACGCAAGCTTTTCTAAGCAAGGTGCTGTAG
- a CDS encoding amino acid ABC transporter permease encodes MMSSWQVIVDAMPLLLQGLWITVKIVVISLLIAFVIGLITGLMNTSTSKILKFIATLYIDIIRGTPLLVQVFFIYFALPAFLDIRIPAETAGIIAISANAGAYIAEIFRAGISSIDKGQREAARSLGLSQVQTMRLVILPQAFRRMIPAFVNQCTISIKDTSLLSVIGIRELTQSGEIIISTNYRAFEIWGTVGVLYFIIIYGISRLSRVLERRLSLK; translated from the coding sequence ATGATGTCCTCGTGGCAAGTTATTGTGGATGCGATGCCCTTGCTGTTGCAAGGGTTATGGATAACGGTCAAAATTGTCGTCATCTCGCTGCTGATTGCATTCGTAATCGGATTAATTACGGGATTGATGAATACATCAACGAGCAAAATTTTAAAGTTTATTGCAACGCTTTATATCGATATTATTCGCGGTACGCCGCTGCTCGTCCAAGTGTTTTTCATTTATTTCGCCTTGCCGGCATTTCTCGACATCCGTATTCCAGCGGAGACAGCGGGGATCATCGCAATCAGCGCCAATGCCGGTGCTTATATTGCGGAAATTTTCCGCGCCGGCATCTCGTCGATAGATAAAGGGCAGCGGGAAGCCGCCCGCTCCCTCGGTCTCAGCCAGGTGCAGACGATGCGCCTCGTCATTTTGCCGCAGGCGTTTCGCCGCATGATTCCCGCTTTCGTCAATCAGTGTACAATCAGCATCAAGGATACGTCGCTATTATCCGTTATCGGAATAAGGGAACTGACCCAAAGCGGTGAAATTATCATCTCTACCAACTACCGCGCTTTTGAAATATGGGGAACGGTTGGCGTCTTGTATTTCATCATTATTTACGGTATTTCACGCCTGTCCCGTGTGCTTGAAAGGAGGCTGAGCCTGAAATGA
- a CDS encoding transporter substrate-binding domain-containing protein has product MKKIGSLLITGLLALTLSACGSSNEKTPSATDGTGASNEVVTYTIGTDATFPPFEYQQDGKYVGIDIDIINAIGELEGFKVDLKPMNFKGIIPAISAKQLDAAIAGISITDERKQVVNLSDTYFEAGLSLVVRSDNDTITKPEDLKGKVIAIKKGTAGSKKAEELAKEYNITLNYFDDSPAMFQEVVNKNADATIEDYPVISYKLAVDPNANLKIVGERLTGDLYGIAVSKDNEELLQKINDGIKKLKESGKYDEIINKYIGTSAK; this is encoded by the coding sequence ATGAAGAAAATCGGATCACTTTTAATTACCGGCCTGCTTGCTCTTACCCTTAGCGCATGCGGCAGCAGCAATGAAAAAACGCCATCCGCTACGGACGGCACGGGTGCTTCGAATGAGGTTGTGACGTACACCATTGGAACAGACGCTACATTCCCTCCTTTCGAATACCAGCAGGATGGCAAATATGTCGGCATCGACATCGATATCATCAATGCCATTGGCGAGCTGGAAGGCTTTAAGGTTGATTTGAAGCCTATGAACTTTAAAGGCATTATTCCGGCGATTTCTGCCAAACAGCTCGATGCTGCCATTGCCGGCATCAGTATTACGGATGAGCGAAAGCAGGTTGTGAACCTGTCCGATACGTATTTTGAAGCGGGTTTGTCGCTGGTCGTACGTTCGGATAATGACACGATTACGAAGCCAGAGGATTTGAAAGGCAAAGTCATTGCGATTAAAAAAGGGACGGCAGGCTCTAAAAAAGCCGAGGAATTAGCGAAGGAATACAACATTACCCTCAATTATTTTGACGATAGTCCGGCGATGTTCCAAGAGGTTGTGAACAAAAATGCCGATGCTACCATTGAAGATTACCCCGTTATCTCTTATAAACTGGCGGTTGATCCAAACGCCAATTTGAAAATCGTTGGCGAAAGGCTGACAGGCGACCTATATGGCATCGCAGTGAGCAAAGACAACGAAGAACTGCTGCAAAAAATCAATGACGGCATCAAGAAGCTGAAGGAAAGCGGCAAATACGATGAAATCATTAACAAATATATAGGAACGTCTGCAAAATAA
- a CDS encoding GntR family transcriptional regulator, which yields MNIILSNASNDPIYVQITRQIRNQILSGKLGSGQSLPSIRQLAKDLQISVITTKRAYEELEKEGLIDSVVGKGSFVTGINADFVREQRMKRLEQQMLAVIKEGKALCLSLSEIQQHMQLLYEEGDLDI from the coding sequence ATGAACATTATTTTATCCAACGCTTCGAATGATCCGATCTATGTACAAATTACCCGGCAAATTCGCAATCAGATTTTAAGCGGGAAACTTGGCTCAGGACAATCGCTGCCCTCCATTAGGCAGTTAGCTAAGGATTTGCAGATTAGCGTCATTACGACGAAGCGGGCTTATGAGGAATTGGAGAAGGAAGGGCTTATTGACTCTGTCGTTGGCAAAGGCTCATTCGTAACCGGCATAAACGCCGATTTTGTTAGAGAGCAGCGAATGAAACGGCTGGAGCAGCAAATGCTGGCGGTCATTAAGGAGGGGAAGGCGCTCTGCCTGAGCCTGAGTGAAATTCAGCAGCATATGCAGCTGCTATATGAGGAAGGAGATTTGGACATATGA
- a CDS encoding ATP-binding cassette domain-containing protein — translation MSDIIKLTEVSKQYKMFGIESLSSTFKQGYITGLIGPNGAGKTTLIKMIMGITRPDKGEITIFGQSQSLKEAEIKQRIGFVSDECHYYEHLSIHSLYFTAKR, via the coding sequence ATGAGCGACATCATTAAACTGACCGAAGTATCCAAGCAGTATAAAATGTTCGGCATCGAGTCCCTGTCCAGCACGTTCAAGCAGGGGTACATAACCGGGCTGATTGGCCCGAATGGAGCAGGCAAAACGACATTAATTAAAATGATTATGGGCATTACCCGGCCGGATAAGGGGGAAATCACGATTTTTGGACAGTCTCAAAGCTTGAAGGAGGCGGAAATAAAGCAGCGAATCGGCTTCGTATCGGATGAGTGCCATTATTACGAGCATTTATCGATCCATTCTCTCTATTTCACCGCGAAACGTTAG